One window of the Salvia miltiorrhiza cultivar Shanhuang (shh) chromosome 6, IMPLAD_Smil_shh, whole genome shotgun sequence genome contains the following:
- the LOC130990722 gene encoding uncharacterized protein LOC130990722, whose product MYNTIHIDEKWFYITKASHRFYLTPAEAEPHRSCKSKKFIKKVMFVCAVCRPIFGDDGSVLFYGKIGIFPLTEMVPAKRSSKNRAAGTLEQKPIKSITQQVMRECFIKQLVPAIKAKWPSFASKIIFIQQDNARPHIKNEDIEFRDCATADGFDINIIHQPPNSPDNNINDLGWFRAIQSLQTESVCFDVDSLVNAVVSSFNELAPMTLNKVFLSLQGCMIEIMKVKGQNCYKLPHMKKDALLRQQLLPQCLEVPTDLVKETIAYLREKGEVEGIEELEHRLGIHQATVEGIEQQFNALMLLE is encoded by the exons ATGTACAACACTATCCATATCGATGAAAAGTGGTTCTACATCACCAAGGCTTCTCACAGATTCTATTTAACTCCAGCAGAGGCTGAGCCACATAGAAGTTGCAAGAGTAAAAAGTTCATAAAAAAGGTGATGTTCGTGTGTGCGGTGTGTCGACCAATATTTGGTGATGATGGGAGTGTTCTTTTTTACGGGAAGATAGGAATCTTCCCTTTAACAGAAATGGTACCAGCAAAGAGGTCAAGCAAGAATAGAGCAGCAGGGACACTTGAGCAAAAGCCAATTAAGAGCATAACACAACAAGTAATGAGAGAGTGTTTCATCAAGCAG CTTGTTCCAGCCATTAAAGCCAAGTGGCCTTCATTTGCAAGCAAGATTATCTTTATTCAACAAGATAATGCTAGGCCACATATCAAGAATGAGGACATAGAGTTCAGAGACTGTGCAACAGCAGATGGTTTTGACATCAACATCATACATCAGCCTCCAAACTCCCCTGACAATAATATAAATGACCTTGGATGGTTTAGGGCTATTCAAAGCCTGCAAACAGAGAGTGTTTGCTTTGATGTGGATAGCCTAGTAAATGCAGTGGTTTCTTCCTTTAATGAGCTTGCACCAATGACATTGAATAAGGTTTTCCTAAGTTTGCAGGGTTGCATGATAGAGATCATGAAGGTTAAGGGGCAGAACTGCTACAAACTTCCACACATGAAGAAGGATGCACTATTAAGACAACAACTTCTTCCTCAATGTTTGGAAGTTCCAACAGACCTGGTGAAAGAGACCATAGCCTATCTACGGGAAAAAGGGGAAGTGGAAGGCATTGAAGAGCTCGAACATCGTTTAGGTATTCACCAAGCAACAGTTGAAGGCATTGAACAACAATTCAATGCCTTAATGTTGCTTGAATAG